The genomic DNA GGCGTCGTCCAGCGACAGCACGGGGAACAGCGGGACCCGCGCCGCCGCGCGGCCAGAGGAGGACGAACCGGACAAGGCCAAGCCTGTGAGTCAGCACTCCGTCCCCGTCCGTCTGTGTCCTGTCCGCACTCAAAAACCCCACTTCtccgacctctgacctctcacTTCTCTGACCTCTCACTTCTCTGACCTCTCACTTCTCTTTTCTGTGGTCTCCACGTGACTACAATAATCACCAATAGATCTTCCCAGGGCCATCCACTGACTTGCCAAAATCAAAGGCAGACGTGAACATTTTGTCGTTCCAAGTTCGTTGCGATCAGGCCAAAAGAATAAACTTTCAAGACaactctttttttattattattattaatctcAATTGAAGcaggttattttttttcttcagttctGAAATGGACAGTGCACTTCAATAGGAGTCAATTTGCAAGGCCCCCGGTTGTTGGTGACATTGGTGTGGTCTTTTCCCCTCAGCGTTCATTCCAGGAGATCTGTAAAGGGGTGCACATGCAGAAGGGCGTGCACATGCAGAAGACTCAGGAGCTGCAGTCCAAGAAGAGCCCAAACAGTAAGTAGCAGGGACCGCTAGAGAACATCATCCCCGCGCACGTTGCTCGTGCTGTGGTTCTGTTCCGTGGTTCTGTTCCTTGAGCTGCTTTTGCTGAGCCCAATAGTCAACATGCCGTCTCTCCCTTGTAGCGCTGCCCCAGAAGGGCCCGGCGGTCCGGCCCAAGGACACTGCGGTTCCGATGAGCTGGCGGGACTCCGCGGGCAGCCCTGAGGAGCGAGTGGCCATGCAGGAGGAGCTGGCCTTCAAGGACCAGACCGTCTACTCCTACCAGCAGATCAGCTGCCTGGACAGCGTCATCAGGTGAGCATCAGGCTCATTTTCCACCCCACTGGCCTCTGTGAACCTGTTTTGTGTGAGCGTACAGAACATTGTGTGTTTGCTCACAGTTCTGGATCTGTAAATGAGTAACGCACAGAGTTGCTCTGATGGAGTTGCTCCAACCAGTTAACACTTTGCTTCAGGAGCTcagaagagaggggggattgGCAGTTgagctgaaatatttttttttggtgggcTGTACCTTTTTTTATAACTATTTTGTCTAGCTTGTTGTAAAGACTTATACAGGGATTTCCTTGTGTACCAATAGCATTGTTTGAGACTGTATGTATTCCCATTCAGATATCTGGAGAGCTGTAACATCCCCATCACCGTGAAGAGGAAATgccactcctcctccaacaccacctcctccaactcCGATGAGGAAAAACAGAAAGTAGAGAGCTCTGTGCAAGCAGGAGAAGGTATTTTAGGCTTCTCTTCTTTCACTGCTAGTCTTAAGCAAGGCCTCTAAGGAAATCAAGCCGTTTTAGTGTGCCTGATCTGTCTGAACCTCCAGTTGGTATTCTTGTACAGTGACTGTTATTGGTAGATGGATGGCAGTTCGAATGAAAGGATTGGTGGGTGTCCATGGTCAgcctcttacactctctctctgtgtctctctctctctctctctcgctctctctctctctctctctctccattgctgCCCTTCTCCTCAGCAGAGGCTCCACTGCTGAAAACGCCGCCCAGTCTGGCCACTCTGAACGTGGCCAAGAAGAGCGCCGCCCCTGGGGTGGTGAGCACGTCGCTGGCCCCCCTGGCCCTGCCCAGCAAAGCAGAGAGCGTCGTGTCCATCCCCAGCCAGTGCAGTTACAGCAGCACCATCGTCCACGTAGGGGACAAAAAGCCTCAGCCTGAATCAGGTAGGCccacctctgtgtgtctgcacggcCTTACATCTGATACATCGTCATGGCGGTCAGTATCTCCTGAGTCGTAGCGACGCTCCTGACCTACGAGTTCTTTCTCTTCATTGTCTGCGCAGAGATCATCGAGGACGTCCCAGTCGGTGGAGAGGCAGTGGAGTGCCAGACCACCGTGCCCCCATGCGCTGTTTCGCCTCCCAGCCAGGAGAGGGAGGCATACAAGAAGCTGGGCCTGACCAAGCAGGTGCTGGCGGCACACACGCAGAAGGAGGAGCACGCCTTCCTCAACCGCTTCAGGGAACTGCGCGGTGTCCATGCCTTTAAGGCCGACTGCTCTCAGTACTTGGAGAGACAGAAGGGCCAGTTGGCCTCAGAAGGTGAGGGAACCAGTGGGGGAAATGTCCACTTGCACAGGAAGCCAGTGTGTCCAGTCAAAGCACACAAATTGGCCGTAGATGAATAGTGGGGAACATGGTGGGGCTTTTCAGAAGAAATACACTTATCCTTGTGTGATATCGTTTCATTTTCTTTATGGCATACATTCGTTTTGTCGGAAACTAAGACATTTTGGTCAGTTGTACACATGCACCAGTTTATGTGACTTCAGTTTCTCACATATCTTCTCACAGCTCGTTACTCCAGTTTACAAAATAAGTTCTGTAAAGCAGGCTGGCCTTGGTTACGTCTCCATCTGTGTTTTGTGCTTGTGGTTCGTTCTCCAGCTGTGTGCTAAACAGTATTGTCTGACGATAGAAAGTGTGTCTCATTCTGTATTCTCACCGCTGGCCTCTTCTGTCCTTGCTGTCCTGGCTTTGCTGTGCAGCGGTCCCAGCGGTGCGCTCCTGTAagcagggaggaggagcaggaggcggTGGCGAGCCGGCCGCCCGCCGTAGCGGCCGCAACAAGAAGACCAAATCCAAACGCGTCAAGCAGAACGAGTCGTCGGACAGCACGGAGtcgcagcagaggcagcagcagccgaGGCCGCCGCCGCTCCAGGGCCTCCAGCAGACGTCCTGGTCACTCTCGGACACGTCGCAGTCCACCTTCCCCATGGCCTACCCCGCCGTCATGCCCGCCTACCCGCTCCAGATGTACCCCGGTGCCGGCGCCATGGCCCCCCAAGTGGACCCCGCGCTGTCGCGCTTCAGCGAGAGCAACCAGGACCCCCGCTGCCCCATGCCACCCCCCACGTACCCGGCGCCGCTGGTCACGCCCATGGTAGCCCTGGTGCTGCCCAACTACATGTTCCCGCAGATGGGCAGTGCCCCCCGCCAGCCCTTCTACCCCGACCAGGCGGCCTTCCCCGCGCAGGCCGCCGCTTTCCAGACGCAGCCGGCGTTCCAGACGCAGCCGGCGTTCCAGGCGCAGCTGCCGTTCCCGGGCCAGTCCACGTTCACGGTCCAGGCGCAgttcgccgccgccgccgcgcagAACCCCTTCCCGCCAGCCGGCGGCTACGCGCCGCAGCCCTTCTCCTTCACGCTGCCCGGCGAGCCGCCCAAGGCGTCGGAGCCCGAGCTGCTGCTGCGGGAGGGCCAGTCGCGGTGCTCCACGCCGCCGTCGCCGCCGCTGTTCCAGTCGCGCTGCAGCTCGCCGCTCCAGCTCAacctgctgcagctggaggagaggcaGGACGGCACCGCCACCCCCGCCGCCATCGCCGACAAGATCGCCATCGCCAGCGCGCAGACCAAACCCGACGCCGAGCTGCAGCAGGTAGACATTTGTCTCTCTtcaccccccacctctctctatccccctttctgtctccctacccctcccccccaacacacacacacacacacacacacacacacacacaccaacatgcatACACcgtctctccctcgctcttcctcttcttcctttctCATTTGAATACACATGATGGTTTCAACTGGCCAGAAGATGGCGCCGTCACACCTCAGTTGTGAGGGTACACTATTGTCACTGAtcacaatagagagagagagagagagtggtgcacCAGTGTGTGGCATGTGAGCACAGATGTGTCCTCATAGCGCTTCTCCCTTTGAGTCCCCTGCGTTCTCTGTGCCAAACCGCTGCAGTGTGGCAATGCCAACCCACAGAGTGCTCTTGGGCATCATGACTTAAGTGGGCACTGGCAGCTTGTTGCACAAACCATGTCAGCTTTACAGTTATTGTCTTCAAGTGGCAGTAGCACTAACATTTTTTGTTGCTTCAATTTAAGCATGCTAGAaatctttttgaaaaaaaagtagTTCAATATGATAATCCGATGCTAGAATAatgattttaaaaaatgtagATTAATATGATAATTTGAATTGAAATGCATTGTTATACAAAGTGTGTTGGTTAATAAAATAGCCCCTAATATGCAGTAATGTGACTAATAGTTGATAGTATtgaaattgataaaaaaaaatactacaaTTCCCAATGCATGAAATATAAAATGTTTCCGTGCATACAGTGTAAATAACCTATGCTAATGTGATTTTAAAACTGCCATATTGAAGTACAATATGAGATCTGATCTACCATAGAGGAGTGAATCAGAGCATGTAGTGTCCCAACAGATGGATGTTAATACATATGTCCCTTACACCCTTTAGCGCTCACTCAAACTGCCCGCTCTAGACAGGGCGTGCCCTACCACCCCCCCGGGCCCTGGCCCTGGCCTTAGCCTCCTCGGCCTCAGGTCCGGGCACAGGCAGACTGATGTTGGGGGGTTGTCTTGGGAAAAGCTATTCCCTAAAGTGTGTTGCAGCGACGAGGTAGGCCAACATCGCAGCCCGCCACTCTAccgtccccccacccctccctccttttcccaTGTTATGAGACCAATAAGACTGCTTTTCCTTTGGGTTCCAGTGTTCTGCTGGCATTGTTCTTTTCCTTGGTTCTTTTTGATTTTAATTGAGTTCTGAAAGtgtggctgttttttttaatttttgtttttgttcagccTGGATTCTGCATGTCATTCCTATGCCCATCACTTCAGTAAATAAATGACATGTTTTCTTTCTGGGTGCAACTATGGGAATTACACAGTGTTGATGAATCCCATCTGTTTACCCCCCCAAAAGGGTAGACGGGTGTCATGGCAGTCTCTTGTCATTGCACTTTGCACATTTTTCATTCTGCCCCCTCCTCCATTTAATATCAGTCTGCATGGagaccagtcacacacacatcacatactgtaagtgtgtgtctgtgtgtgtatgaaggcaCTCTTATTGTCGCATCCACCCATGAAATACAATATTCACACAAGACTGGGGACGGCCCTGCccaccattgaaattaagctgTTGACTTCAGGGCTTTCCTACTGAAACATGGCTTTTGTACTTGGTGCTGTGTATTGGTGGGTACAGCGTGTGCCCAAATATTGAGATGGTTGAAGTGCAAACATTTCAATACGATTTGCCCTCAGGGCCTCCTATTGCCCCCCATAATGAGACTGATATGTGTGAATGCTGTATGAATCTGCAAGTGTCATGATAAGCCTACAGGGATGAAGACGATCCCCATATTTACTCTCATAAATCATTGTGAAGTACCTACAGTAGGTTTGGATTTAAGTGGAGCcactaatatacagtatatttaagtGGCACCACTGATACATTATTGTGTAAAGCgacgattgattgattgatttggtGAAGCAGAATGGCGGCTGAGTAGGACGAGGCCTGTAAGTCACGGCACTCGAGCGGGCCGCCagtgagagagctagagaggaCTGTATATTGCAGCGTTGCGAGTCTGACCTAATGTTCCTGACCACTCCGTTCTCTCGCTTTCAGGAGGTGGAGTCTCCAGGCGACAGTAACCACAGCGACGGCAACTCTTCCTCCAGCGACATGTTGGACATCCTGCTCATGGACTCGCGCTCAGGCACCGGCTCGGCCACCTCGGGCTCCATGGGTTCTGGTTCTAATGGCTGCGGAACCTCTGCCTACGGAACTTCAACTAGTGGTGCATCTGCCAGTGGAACAGGTATTTAAGCATAGCAACATAGAACTAGTGTGGAACAGGAAGGTGTTGTTCTTCAGAGCCTTTTTTTACAAGTTGTTAGGTGTAGGCCACTAGGCCTAAAGGAGTTTTGTAGATATTTCCTCTGTTAGCATACATGGAAACATACCAAATAGGGACCAGTAAAAAACTGGTCCATATTTGCATAACTGCATGAATCAATATTGGAAAAGTGTTGTGTCATGAATTAAGTTGACCTCTAAGACCAGATGGATAGAGTTAGGATGAGTATTGTACAGAGGGGCTTGGTCACTCAAAGTTCTGCCTATGGCTTTTGCCACTCTTGGAAGACTTTGTCTTGAGGGGGAAAACAGTTATATTAGCAACCCTACAAAGACCCGATGATAATATGAGCTGCCTGCATTTCTTCCACCACCTCACAGGGAGCAGCCATGtaagcaacaacagcagcaactacTTTGGCAGCGTGGACTCCTCTCAGAAGAGCCATAAGGCCAAGGAGCCTGAGGCAGCCATGACCGTAGGACTGGGcggggagatggaggtggaggagaaccaGCACTTCTCCAAGGACCTACCACAGGACCCACCGTGGCTCCACACGACTAACGTAGACGGGGCCAGCATGCTGACGTACCAGATGCCACCGTGGTGAGTGAGAGGAGGAACCTCCTGCCCCTTGCCACTCCATGCCTGCTCTGTGCTCCCGTGCTTGGGCAACACCAGCGTGATTAGACTAGACATATTGCCCTACTCGCTACCCACATTctgacgccacacacacagcttctgtaTTTGAGCAAATGGCCCACCCCCAGTCACTCAAATCAATGTATTGAGACTATGTCAAATGAACAATGTGGTGTCATTGCTAGTAGTTGCACCTTATTTTAGTCTAAACTTCTCTGAGTTCAACTTCATTAAGAAAAATAGatttaacaaaaaaagatgTTGACAGTGGGACATGACAcaagttttttgttttctcGAAAATCATCTCATTTTGAAAGTCTCCCATCTGTGGTTTTTCCTATTTTTCATTGCTGTACAAAAGGAAGCTCTAAAAAAACAAGTTATGTGGTGTGTCAAATAGATGGCCAATATTAGCCATGTATTTGCAGCCATTTACAGTAGGTATGAATGTAAAGGAACATTGTGTTTCCCTTACCTACGTGCCCCCCTAAATCCGCCTGTCAGCCTAGACAATGTTCACACCTCTGGGGACGACCTGATTTCCTCTTAGCAGTGTGAAGTGTGAACTCCCCTATTGTAAACGACTCCTTTTATCTTGCTCCCTTGAAAGACTTTAGTTAACCAGAAATCAAGTGATATGTTGGAAATGATGTCATACTGCTGGCACATACTGATGACATGAACACTGCTCTAGTCTTCCCCTATCAAGagcttgtgattgtgtgtgtgtcccaccacAGGAGTAATATGACAACTGTCAACTGACAactgtgcctgtttgtgtgtctctcccccAGTGACATGCAGAAGGTTCTGAGGGACGACCGCGAGAAGCTCCGGCAGATGCAGAAACACCAACCGCGCTTCACCAAGGACCAGAGGAGGGAGTTGGTGGAGGTGCACCCCTGGATGAGAAGAGGGGGTTTGCCCAAAGCCATCGACGTCAAGGTGACTCCACTCGACCAGCTCCGTCTGGAAGCTTTGTTTGAGCTTCCATTGTCATTCAGTACCTGTCCTGTGCGACAAGAGACCTTCTTGAAGTGGTGATGAGTGACTGactgtaatttgtgtgtgtctcctgaacAGGCATGTATGGGCTGTGAGGATCTCTCCGAAAGTCTCGTTGAGGAAGAGACGCCTGACTTGCACATGGGGGAGACGGAAGCCAGCGAGGAGGCCTCTGCAGACAAGACCAGcgcgcagctgcagcagcagcagccgggcTCCTCCCAGGGCCTGAGCACAGCGATGGGGACCTAGCACTACTACTGACTACTGTAAAGACTTAACTTGACTGAATGtggaataacacacatacattacgcacacatccacccatccacatacacacagaatataCTCTGGCAAGAAAAACTGAACATTCTATTTTTAAACTGTATGCGTgcgcaagagtgtgtgtgtgtgtgtgtgtgtgtgtgtgtgtgtgtgtgtgtgtgtgtgtgtgtgtgtgtgtgtgtgtgtgtgtgtgtgtgtgtgtgtgtgtgtgtgtgtgtgtgtgtgtgtgtgtgtgtgtgtgtgtgtgtgtgtgtgtgtgtgtgtgcgcgtgtgcgtgtgtgcatgtgtgaatgtttgtggtCCTGAGTGAATGATATTGTAAATATATGAATGTGAGCAAGTGTGAGTGTTGGCGTGCGTacgcacatgcatgtgcacacagttGTGAAGTACTACCAGATGACCTTGATACCTTTTTCCTTTCTATTTCTTAAATGTCAACTTTTTTTCGAtgtgtttcaaaatgtttgtccACAGATTTCTCTATATCTTTAAatgagttttattttattttttaaatccttCAAATGATTCTTTGGCTTCAGACAAATTCCTCTGGACTTGTTCTCTGCTTGCCTTGTGTCCATTGTATGCGTGAGTCAAATCTTTGGTAGTTgaaagtatttatttttatacagAGATAAATGgtgacaaaacacaacaaaacgtgcgtattttttttatcttacaaGAGTAGAGAGGCTGAGAGTGTGCAGTATAGGTAGCAGTACATGAGTCGGAGTGGAGCAGGGTATTCTGGTGTTGTAACACCTTTCAAGATGATTATTTGTTAACTGAAAGCTAGTTTTATAAGATGTCTGGTGGATGATTGTCTGGCCCATGGTTAACAATGGTGCTAATTTCTTTCATCACTTTCCTTTGTCTGGAGCCATGTTTACGTGGTATCTAAATGATCTTGAGGAATAGGCCTTTAGCTAAACCTGAAGATCAAGCAAAAATCTGTTGACCTAAATATTTGACCAAATGGTGAGCAGTGTAGTAGGCTATGTAGGTTACATTTGTTGTTGGAAATCTCTTAATTGCAAATGTCATGGAGATGTACATAGTGTCATTGTCAACAGTGTTGTAGGCCCTCGTCTGGTTTGGTTACAGCCTTTTTATTGGTTAGGTCACAGCATCCTTAAAGACCCGGGTTTAATAAGACTGACATGGTCTCTGAGAATTTTAAGCCAATTTTTAACTACACTGCCATCTGCtggaaaacaagacaattcGTATTTCCCTGTTCATGTGTGAAGTAgcaaatatgtatttatttcagaGGAAATGGACAAGAGAATGTGAACGCACTCACTCAACATACGCCTCTGtgcattgtttctttttttcaaatagTGGTCTatttgttaaataaataaataaaaataaataaaggaatatttcgTATGCCTTGTTTGATTCCTAAGATGCAACACCATCCCTAACACGTGGGTCATTCAAATGACTTTTTGATAACATAATTACATCCTATGCCTGTTTATGTCTGTTTCATTATTGTTTAAAATACGGGTCTAAAACTTGATTGTGAAATCAATCTCTCACGGCAAAGTGACGGATGGCCGTTATGTTTCAATAGATCAAACCGTTGGATGCCATCTGTTCGGAACAGAGCAGACAGTGGTCCTTTTTTACAACACATATCCGTCAGAAAGCCTGAATCTGGACGCTCGTAGTTGTAATTTGGGCTTCAGATGTAGCCGATGTGACACTTGACTCCGGCACCAGCTTTGATGAAAGAGGTCTAGGTCATTTACACGTTCCGCCGTTCACACCTCGCACATTTAGGGGCGAAGTGCGAATGTAACGGACCTCCCGCCAGGAccactaggcctactgtagacgCTACTGATCCGGACTTGGCAACTAGTGCACAGTTAAAACTGGCGACAGGGTGTGATATTCTCTGGAGTAGCCAACGATGTGTATTTACAGAAAAGTAATTCATGGAGTAGTTAGGCCATTCGAGTGTGTGTTAAGGATAATAGGCTACAGGTACGGATAGGCCAAATAGGCCTCACTACTTTTTTTGTTTAGTCGCACTCGCTATTTGGACTATTCAAACAAATCAAAGATTAGGCTACGTCTAGGCATGCAGAAGACGTAGCCTAAacctatacatgtatatgtcTAGCCTATATAGCCACTAAGAAAAGAGAATGTTTTATAAGCTAGTCTCTCAGATCGATGTGAAATGCTGTAGACTTATCAATAATAAGAAAAGCGAGACTAAAAGCGAGACTGTGTTTTTCCAACATGCACAAACGTTGTTCTGTCTTTTGCATCTGGTTGATTCTAAAGACTATTCGCCATCTGCGTAGGCCTGCGTCCGAATATGTGCTCCTAGTGTCTTGTTTGACACTTCTCCGAGATCAAACGCGAGGGAACGGACATTGCACTTCATAAAGCTCTTTCAAGAGATGCGGCGACATAGTCCCTTCATGTTGGCGGAAGCTTGCACTAGATTAGTTGTTTTAGTTGAgtgaattattaggctacatgtcggCCTGCAGTGGTTTATGAATTACCTGATGAAAGAACACAACTTCAGTGTGAAACGTGTATTAGGGAAATGCATTTAATGAAATAAGTCGAAATTGAATCTCTGTCAGTGAAATGTTCTCGTTATCATGGGCGAGCAAGCACTTAATCGGTACAATGTACCTGATAAAATATCAGTTGTAATGTAGTAACCCGACCCACACACTAGGCCTATTCCCCACTACCTAAGAAAGCCTCACAATTAAATATTTACATCTGTGCACAGCAATCATACAAAAAAGACCAAACAAATGCTTATAGGCTAggtaaaacattatacaaacgaTTATTCGAATGCATACAAAGTTTTCACATGGAACAAAAGAGCTTTTAAGAGCCCACTAGGCAAATTAGTAGTGAATGTGTTCAGATAAGGCCTAATGCCTTTAACTGCCTACGCTAATGTATTATATTCCATTTCATAAATTAATGATCTCTTGCTCTAAGACAATTAAAGAAGTGACACTTTGGCTACCAAGGCCTCCACATGGACTTCGAATAAAACATGGTTGCAGTGCTAGGGGTGTCATGGTGTTCCACATCTGTAGAGATGTGACTCTGCTCACTGTCCGTCTCATCCAGGTCGGAGCTGAGGTCATCGGAGGTAGTAGAGGGAGACGGTGAGAGGGCAGATGTGCTTCCACTGGAGCCACTTCTTCCACCAGGTGACAGCATTGACTCACTTGAAGTGCTGTAGCTGTTCGATGAGTCTGACATCAAATCCGACAGGAGATCTTGGAAACAATCCTCATCATTCAGGGGCATACATTCTAGAAGATGGTTCAAGAGGTCTGCCGCTATCGTGGCGTCGATCCCAGGGCAGTTGGACACGAAAGTGTGGACTTCGTGCATGCACTGAATGTACCCAGCTGCAAACCTTTCACTTGCCTCCCGGTTAACATTCTCCGCCTCTGTTGAAACCAAAACAAGAGTGTCACGCGAATACAACACGCTCTTGTAGGCTAAATGACCGGAATGATATGCTATTTACTCGCTTAAGTCACCCACCTTTCGCACGATTTTGAAGAATGGTCTCCACGCGTTTAACCGTCATCTCTAAAACCTCAGCGTTCTCCATTTTTGATGGTGCCTAAGGGTAAAAAGGTTAAGGAAAATATCAAACATCAGAGGTTTGCGCTTTGCGCCTCTCGGCTGAGGATAGCGCCAAATGCTTGATAAACTGGTCCACTTGAACATGTGTATAAAATTGAGAAGAATAACTTACATCTATGTCTACCAGCAGTGTTCTGAGCTCTTGCAAACTTTCATTGATGCGtgcccttctctttttctccaccAACGGCTTTCTCGTCTGTTAAATGATTTTACCAAATGATTAAACTCAAACCACTTGTGAACACGATAAACATTCTTACGCATTGTTTAAATCTTACCTTTCTGTCTCCTTTAATGCCGTAATATTCGTCTTCACTCCGACTGAGTTCCGATTTAGAGGCAGGGGCCATGTTGCTATCCCGTACAGTGGAATGGAGTCGAGAACAGAATGCAGGCTACCGTTACGATCTTGAATGGTGCAGATGGCAGATGGTAGGCGAGCACCGTTAGAGACAAAGATCCACACACTGCGCGCTAACAAGCACTACATATACTGTGCAAAGTGGGCAATTGTAGAAGGCATTTATGAGGCCCCATTTACATGTGAATGGAAGGCTTGGCTGCTTGCGCTACGAGGTGACTGCGGACGTGGAGAGACCAACCAATCAACGACTGAGCCTTTGTCTCCCTATCCAAGCCTAGAGTGTAAGGACTTTTCAGCCAACAGTCCTGTCCTGTTTATATCGAGAACTTCATTCGTCAGCTCTCGAAGGCAGATGGTCTTAATTCGTGACATCAAATTTAATTTAGCCACACTTCTAATGATTCTGTCAAACCATCGTTGGATGTATTTGCATCAGAGAGACTGCTTTACTAACTTCATAACaaagtctttctttttctgtatttAAATTTTTCTGTAGGCTAGATGTTTCCAAAAAAGAAATCCAATCGCAGGACACGCTCGTACGTAGGCCTAGCTCTTTCGAGCGCAGGCATATCCTATGATGACACACACCATCAATGTAACACCTTTCTTGCAAATAGGCCGCATATTTACTAATACATGGAGTTAGATTAAACCAGACCCATTTCCATTCTCGACGCTCACGACTAAAAATGCCCAAGCACAGAATATTTCATAAATCGGGTTTACTGTTTTCAGGCTGTCGCAAACTTTTCATCATCTCAGCTTGTTCTGGTACAACAAAGACCAGCTTATTAGCCTAATTAGAGGCTTTATGACCATAGAACAGAAATCACCTAGCCTACATCGACCTACAGATACTCGTGAAACTAGTGAGTAGGCTGGCAATGAGGAGAGCTTATTTTCAAGAAGTCTGACTGGCTATATAGCCTATGCACTAGGCCTATATTCTGCCACTCAACTTTTCAATCTACTTCACAAAATGACAGGCCCCACCACCAAAATCACAATTGATCTTCATGATGTTATGGATTACATATAATGTAACCATAATTTTAATGTAGCCATGCTATATTTATAACAAATATTAATGTAGCCATATAAATGCAGCAGAATAACCCCCCATCTAAAACTCCCTTAAATACACTGGCTCAGCAGCAGTGATGTATAAAATGTAGTCTGGTCCTATCTTTGTGCGCACAACAAGGTGTAGCCTATGGTTATTTCATAAGATAAAGAGTAGGCCTAGCCCAGATCCATTAATAGACCTATAATTTCCGGATGGCGTAGAGAAGTTGTCCTACGCGCTAGTCGATAGCACCAAAATAAGACTCGGATGTTACTACCATATCTGTCCATTTTCAAGTTAAAAGCCTTTCTGGCTTTTACCGGTAACTAACAATTTATCAGCTCGTGAAACTGATGAAGATGATCAGTCTACCTTATTAATCAACAAACTATTTAGCATCTGTCTCAAATGTGATAGCCAATTGTCTTATTATTTTTCAGACAAATGCTTGAATACAGCAGACAATTGATAGGACATGTTAGGCTACATAATAAacttataggctactatttattGGTGAACTCTTGTTAATTGACTTTTGTTGATTATAGTTCATTTGGCGAATATGGCATAAATTGTAGCCTACTGGTAACGTGAGAAAGCAAGAGGAAAGAAGAGCATGaagcaaaggg from Sardina pilchardus chromosome 2, fSarPil1.1, whole genome shotgun sequence includes the following:
- the per2 gene encoding period circadian protein homolog 2 isoform X1 is translated as MSEDSDSKPYLFSSLEGQDGGGACSSMAQLHRMGGFADGAELGLPSEGSDSSGQDPPSSPRSGRKMTRSLHEDVEMKSSGSSGSGTESHGNESHGNESHGNESHGNESTGSSNGRSKDSALLESSESNKSSNSHSPSPPSSSNAFSLLSASSEQDNPSTSGCSSEESAKAKTQKELLKTLKELKRHLPSEKRKKGNKSSTLNTLKYALRCVKQVEANEEYYQLLMTNDSQPSGLDVASYTIDEIDSITSEYTLKNNDIFAVAVSLITGKIVYISDQAATILNCKRDVFKNAKFVEFLTPQDVSVFYSFTTPYRLPSWSMCTGAESSPSDCMQEKSFFCRISGGKECEGDLQYYPFRMTPYLMKVQDSVHGEEQFCCLLLAERVHSGYEAPRIPTDKRIFTTTHTPNCVFQDVDERAVPLLGFLPQDLIGTPVLMHLHPNDWPVMLGIHRKIMQHAGQPFDHSSIRFCARNGEYVTLDTSWSSFVNPWSRKVSFVIGRHKVRIGPVNEDVFVAPAVAESKTMDSDIHEITEQIHRLLLQPVHVNGSSGYGSLGSNDHLMSVASSSDSTGNSGTRAAARPEEDEPDKAKPRSFQEICKGVHMQKGVHMQKTQELQSKKSPNTLPQKGPAVRPKDTAVPMSWRDSAGSPEERVAMQEELAFKDQTVYSYQQISCLDSVIRYLESCNIPITVKRKCHSSSNTTSSNSDEEKQKVESSVQAGEAEAPLLKTPPSLATLNVAKKSAAPGVVSTSLAPLALPSKAESVVSIPSQCSYSSTIVHVGDKKPQPESEIIEDVPVGGEAVECQTTVPPCAVSPPSQEREAYKKLGLTKQVLAAHTQKEEHAFLNRFRELRGVHAFKADCSQYLERQKGQLASEAVPAVRSCKQGGGAGGGGEPAARRSGRNKKTKSKRVKQNESSDSTESQQRQQQPRPPPLQGLQQTSWSLSDTSQSTFPMAYPAVMPAYPLQMYPGAGAMAPQVDPALSRFSESNQDPRCPMPPPTYPAPLVTPMVALVLPNYMFPQMGSAPRQPFYPDQAAFPAQAAAFQTQPAFQTQPAFQAQLPFPGQSTFTVQAQFAAAAAQNPFPPAGGYAPQPFSFTLPGEPPKASEPELLLREGQSRCSTPPSPPLFQSRCSSPLQLNLLQLEERQDGTATPAAIADKIAIASAQTKPDAELQQRSLKLPALDRACPTTPPGPGPGLSLLGLRSGHRQTDVGGLSWEKLFPKVCCSDEEVESPGDSNHSDGNSSSSDMLDILLMDSRSGTGSATSGSMGSGSNGCGTSAYGTSTSGASASGTGSSHVSNNSSNYFGSVDSSQKSHKAKEPEAAMTVGLGGEMEVEENQHFSKDLPQDPPWLHTTNVDGASMLTYQMPPCDMQKVLRDDREKLRQMQKHQPRFTKDQRRELVEVHPWMRRGGLPKAIDVKACMGCEDLSESLVEEETPDLHMGETEASEEASADKTSAQLQQQQPGSSQGLSTAMGT